aatctcaagtagactcccctgATCAGAgcctggatgcagggctcaatctcatgatactgagatcatgacctgagcagaaactaggagtcagacacttaaccgactataccacccaggtgcccatttaccttttatttaaaactagtttttgggatgcctggctggctcagtcaataagacatgtgactcatgatcttggggttgtgagttaaaaaatttttttattgtttaaaattttttttcttaaattttatttatttaacagtaagagagagagagagagagagagacaagcaagggagctgcagagggagagggggaagcaggctctccactgagcaggggactagtgcaggactcgatcccaggactctgggatcatgacctgagccaaaggcagacgctcaactgactgagccacccaggcgcctctgaaAAAGTCttttagttaagaaaaaaatgataaaaagtttttattttatcaaagttAATACATGCTTACAGTTTACAAAGGAAAGAGTGCAGGGAGGCTGATAAgcagccccaccccctgcccaggggCAGCGCCTCCAGGCCCCTGCTTTCTGAATAACTTTCTCCAGACTGCTGTTTCTAGATTTATCCATTTCTGGACTTAGCTATTGGCGTTGGCTTCCTGTGACTGCGGTGATGACTCAGCTCTTTGCCCAgctcagccccctcccccaacccccaccaccacccccaccacctatGCCCTCATTCCTGTCACCATTCTTGGCATTCAGGATGCGGGTCCTCCCCGGGGCGTCTGGTCTCCACTGCCAGGTATACCCGATGGTCCGTGTGAGGCTGTCCAGGTGTGCAGCTTGGGAGTCtgggggccccaggagcccccgTTACTACTTTTCTCTTGTTACCCTTTGAAagattagtgttttattttttgaaaaacagcAGTTCGGTGGTGGAGCCCTGCTGATGCCAGCAGCCAAACCACTGGTTCCTGGCAAGCGTGGCCTTGGTCCTGGGTCAGCACTGGGAAGGCCCCTGGGAAGTGgggtgagccccccccccccgttccccACCCTCTGCTTTAATCTCTCCTGTACCTGCGAGATTCTTCCTTAGCAAGCTGTTCTCTAGCTCAGCAGAAAACAGAAGTTGAAGCGTGTGGACAGCGAGGCGGGCGCCCTGGTACCAGAGCACCTGGCTGAGCCCTGCCCACTGTGCGTTGCAGGTGGCCATGGTAGAGGTGCAGCTGGAGACGCAGTACCAGTACCCCAGGCCGCTGCTCATCGCCTTCAGCGCCTGCACCACGGTGCTGGTGGCCGTGCACCTCTTTGCCCTGCTCATCAGCACCTGCATCCTGCCCAACGTAGAGGCTGTGAGCAACATCCACAATCTCAACTCCATCAGCGAGTCGCCGCACGAGCGCATGCACCCCTACATCGAGCTGGCCTGGGGCTTCTCCACCGTGCTGGGCATCCTGCTCTTCCTGGCCGAGGTGGTGCTGCTCTGCTGGATCAAGTTCCTTCCCGTAGATGCGCGCCGCCAGCCCGGCCCCCCACCTGGCCCCGGTGGCCACACAGGCTGGCAAGCTGCCCTCGTGTCCACCATCATCATGGTGCCCGTGGGCCTCATCTTCGTGGTCTTCACCATCCACTTCTACCGCTCCCTGGTGCGCCACAAGACTGAGCGGCACAACCGTGAGATCGAAGAGCTGCACAAACTCAAGGTGCAGCTGGACGGGCATGAGCGCAGCCTGCAGGTCGTGTGAGGGCATGGTGCCCCGGGCAGAGGCCAGTGCTGCCGCCACCATGGAGCCCACCAGGATCGACTGCCTGTCTGCCTCCCGGGAATAGCACCACTGTGACACTGCCACAGAGTTCGAGACCAAAGTCGTATCCCCTCCTCCCGTCTGAATTCCGGAACACCCGGCCCGGGTGATCCTCCCGCAGAAAATAGAAATTTGTAGTAAAAAGAGAGACTCGGTTGCTAAGAgcttagagggggaaaaaaaaaaaagcctggggcctggggattTCCTGCGGCAGGAGACCCGGCTCCAAGCAGCACATGGTTGTCACAGGCAATCTCAGCAACGTGGAACCAGCAGCCGGGAGAGTCGGGGGAGGGCTGAGAGTTTCAGAGAAGGGCTTGCCCTGTGACACCTGAGGTGGGTCTTGGGGCAGCAGGGGGGCCCACAGCTTGGCCTGGTGCTTCCCTCCCCTGTCCTGGGGGGAATAGGTGACCAGGCttccaggggagaggcaggagcctGGATCAAGTGTCTGCTTGGCAGGTGAGGGCAGTGCTCAGGCCCAGGGGGAGACTTTCAAGGGTGGAAgcctggcagggctggggaggcacGTCTGCAGGCATCCCGTGTGAGATGCCCACCTGAGGAGACTTTTAACTGAGGGGTGCTCTGAGGTACACCAGGCTCAAATTCCCTCTTCTAGCCAGCCTGGAACCCTGGTCACGTTGACCCAGCAAAGCCACCAGGTTGGGGAAAGGGCCCACAGTCCAGAGGCCTCTATCTTTGGGTTACAAGATGGCCTCTGAGCCCCAAGCAACTGCCCCTCCATGCTTCGGCTGCCAAAGGTACCTGCCTGTGACCCCAGGTGGCAGGAGGGCACAACCTGGGGGACTTTCTGTCTAGATGAGGCCTTTGGCCTGAGCTGGCCAAATGCAGCAACCACAGGGAGGACAACACCCCACATAATGCTCCCCTGCAGGGACCCCCAGTCTTCTCAGCCACATGCAGGGGCCCAGCTCACACATTTCCATGGCCACGTGCAGGGTGGGCTCAGATGTTCTCACTGGACCTGAGCTCAGGTTCTTGGGCTGTGCACATATATATGACAGCTCAGCCTATCGGTGAGCATGCCACACCCCGAGCTGCTTTTAAAAACCATGTTTACCACATCAGCCAGCAGCAGCCTTGAGAGGGAGCCTTTGTTTTCATTGTCATCAGGCGTCATGCTCTGATGGCACCTCTGTGGACTGCTCACTCTGTGGGGTCTGGGTTGCCTATGCCAAGAAATCCTGGCTAGCCTGGCTGCAGCTGCTGGGAACATGACATACTGTGGAGGTCATAAACCTTAACACATAACCAAAATGCCAACTGTCTGGGCTGTCTGGGAGCTGTGCCGGGAGTCACAGGTGTAAGTCGGGACATCATGGGAGCCTGGGCATCGGGTTCCCTGGAGCCAGACGAGAGCCTAGCACCTTTCTTGGGCATGTTCCTTGCCTTCTGCAGACCTCTgtccttgcttgcttgctctctagTGCATGTCTGTTCTTTCCTGGAGCTTCGCTGAAAAGGCTTGTCTGGCTTCTTATGTACTCGCTTTGTGTCCACGTCACTGTGAGACAGCCTCCCTGTGTCCTGGCAGGGACGAGACGGGCTGGCTCCTCTCCACAGCTGGGAGCGGGCAGCGGGCCCTTTCTCTCCCTGAGCCTTTTGAGAAGGGCTGTCTTGTGCCCCTGCCCCAAGTGTGCCAGACGTGCCAGGCTCCCCAGACTGGAAGGCACCCCCCAGTGCCAGCTGGGTGCCTGTTAATGCTTGCTCCGCAGGCAGCTCTTCCGGCCTCGCCGCACAGGGCTAGTGGCTGGGTTACCTGTGACGGTGCCACCTGGGTAGGAAAGACGCCGCATCCGTGTTTTTAACGCTGATTAGGAGAATGTAGTTCTTGTCCTCTTTGATCCAGAGTGATCTCCCAGCTCCCAGGGCACGGGGCAAGTGGAATTTGTGGGAACAGACAGGACTACGGGTCTGGGGACTGGCGGTCGGAGAAGAATCTCAGGGCAGCCCCGGAGCTTCGGGGGAGATGGAGGATCAGCTGCAGACAACTCAGCGGGGCAGGCTGGAGGGTGGGTGGAGAGACAGCAGGTTACAAGCTGGAAAGGGGGTTTCTGAAGGTTTAACCCGATTGTGAAGGTTCCAGGCGCAGTGGCCACAGGGCGGAGGCACCGCGCACGCCACCCGGAGCCAGTGAGGGCTTGCCCTATTTTCCTCAGAGCAGAGCCTGCCTGGTGCTCAGGAAACAAGCGCCCGCAGATACGCTGAGGCCCTTTCCAAAGTGGAACACAGTCTCCATTTAGTACCTGACCAGAAGTTCCAAAACTCCGGCGTTTCTATTTTAGAAACTGCGAGGGCAGAATGTATTCTAGTGTCTTCTAGGAAAGTGTGTTGAGGCGAAAACTGTGTGAGTCTGAGTGCATCAGGGCTCGGCAGAAGTGGTTACCTGTCTCGTGCTGATTCATTCGTTACGTGTGACACTGGAGATCACGTGTGGTGTGCACAACTCCTGTCCTGTGTGGGGGGTTTGAAAACAGTCACCCTGGATTGAACTGAATAAACCAGTGAAGCTGTGAAGCGCCCTCTCTGCTCTTGGCGGAGCGCCGTGGACAAAGGTGACAGGTGGAAGCCCCTGGCTCCTCCCCAGTGTCAGCCGCATCCTGGAAGGCAGACTACTACTCCTgcagcccctcctgcctcctcctgatTGCTGGTCACAGGCCTCAGGTCTTAACAAGCTTCCCAGGCGAGGGAGTGGACTTCTCTGGAGTGGGCTGGCAGGGTGCTTGGCCCCAGACATGCAGGGAGGCTCCCTCCAAGGGGGGCCCCGAGAGAATGGAGcatctctgcctgctgcttcccttcCCCAGCGGGACTCTCTCTTTCTAGAAACACAGCAAGGGACAGCCCCACAGGTGGCTGAGTGCCAGCAGAGCCTGTCTGAACAGGATCAGCTTGAAGGTCCCCATACCCTCCAGGTGAGAAGCCACTGAAGCTCTAGTCCCGTGGTGCCTTCTTTATCCCAGGTACTTGTGGCGCTGGGGTCAGGACCGGGGTCCAGCCAGGCAGCAGGAATCCCTCCCTCAGCCTAGTGACACTCACAAGAAGCTGCCAGACATTCTGTTTTGTAACTGTTATCCATTGAGGTCCCCATCTAGGAAAGGAtgtctcttattatttttaacctGCAGCACTTCAGCCT
The sequence above is drawn from the Canis lupus baileyi chromosome 8, mCanLup2.hap1, whole genome shotgun sequence genome and encodes:
- the ORAI2 gene encoding protein orai-2: MSAELNVPVDPSTPACSEPGHKGMDYRDWVRRSYLELVTSNHHSVQALSWRKLYLSRAKLKASSRTSALLSGFAMVAMVEVQLETQYQYPRPLLIAFSACTTVLVAVHLFALLISTCILPNVEAVSNIHNLNSISESPHERMHPYIELAWGFSTVLGILLFLAEVVLLCWIKFLPVDARRQPGPPPGPGGHTGWQAALVSTIIMVPVGLIFVVFTIHFYRSLVRHKTERHNREIEELHKLKVQLDGHERSLQVV